From Bacteroidota bacterium:
TATCGTTCAACGATTTCGTGATTAAGGCTGTATCAAAGGCATTGAGACAACATCCTAAAATTAATAGTTCTTGGCTAGGCGACACCATTAGGTATAATCAACATATTCATATTGGCGTGGCCGTGGCGGTAGAAGAAGGATTGCTGGTTCCAGTAGTACGCTTTGCCGACAACAAAACACTTTCTCAAATAGCCTCCGAAGTAAAAGAGTTTGCAAAGAAAGCGAAAGAGAAAAAACTACAACCTGCCGACTGGGAAGGCAATACCTTTACTATTTCTAATTTAGGAATGTATGGTATTGATGAGTTTACGGCAATAATAAATCCTCCGGATGCGTGCATTTTGGCAGTGGGCGGCATTAAACAAACACCAGTAGTTAAGAATGGACAAATAGTTCCGGGTAATGTTATGAAAGTAACATTATCGTGCGATCATCGTGTAGTGGATGGTGCGCTAGGTTCGGCATTCTTACAAACACTCCGAGATTTATTGGAAAATCCGGTTTTATTATTGGGAGCGGATTCGATATAGATAGCCTATCAAGAAAAAAGCGGGGTGCTTAGAAAATCTAGGCACCCCGCTTTTTTCTTGATAAAATTCACTTATTCAATGGCAAGTGTAGCCAACGCTCTTTTGCTTCCAGAATAAATTTGCACAAAATAAATTCCCGCAGATTCATTAAGAACTAATGGTATTTTAGAAATATGTCCGAAGTTATTAGACAAAACAACTCTTCCCATTGCATCAGTTATAATAACCGTTACATTGTCTTGATTTTCGCCTAAATCAATAATGAACGTTCCATTACTAGGATTAGGATAAACTGAAACTACTTTATCGAATGTGCTTTCTATAACAGAAACTCCTGTTATAGGATAACAAGCCGATGTATCAGCACACCCTAAATTAGTTATTTCTACCGCATAACTTCCATTAGCAGTAGCTGTGTACGACTGACTTGTTGCATTTGCAATAGGTGTATAATTATTATTACAATCCAACCATTTATACGTTGCTCCTGCTGTACTTGCAGAAAGGAAAATTCCGGCTTGTGTAACTGCACTATTAACAGTATTGACAATTAAATTAATTGTAAGCATACTATCACACCCCATACTATTTGCAATTGTATCCATATACGCTCCGCTCACAGTCCATGTGTAATTAGTGCTTGGAGAAGTATAGCTATAGCAAACCGTTGGAGAAAGTACAGCGCTTGTGCTGTTTTTTATGCTTAAATTGATGGTTAGTAAGCTATCACATCCTGCGTTATTAGAAAGAGTATCTGTGTACATCCCTGAAACGGTAAATACTTTACCGCTGGGCGACATGTAAGTATCACAATTGGCAGCGGATATTGTGTTAGTGGTAACCAGTGTGTTTAATGTGATTGTATCTGCACCAACACCGCAAGCGCCCGTTATTCCAACAATGTAAGTTGCTATGTTCTTTGCCCAAATA
This genomic window contains:
- a CDS encoding T9SS type A sorting domain-containing protein, translating into MTTFVYDSIAGNIKAYLNGTLINTIAQTSANISGTGPFKVGGYSSSTNLFAGGLLDEFRLYKYALTATEIAQLYNPYASVGFLGLDKSICPGDSVQLSLNWPVDSVVWSTGDTVENIWAKNIATYIVGITGACGVGADTITLNTLVTTNTISAANCDTYMSPSGKVFTVSGMYTDTLSNNAGCDSLLTINLSIKNSTSAVLSPTVCYSYTSPSTNYTWTVSGAYMDTIANSMGCDSMLTINLIVNTVNSAVTQAGIFLSASTAGATYKWLDCNNNYTPIANATSQSYTATANGSYAVEITNLGCADTSACYPITGVSVIESTFDKVVSVYPNPSNGTFIIDLGENQDNVTVIITDAMGRVVLSNNFGHISKIPLVLNESAGIYFVQIYSGSKRALATLAIE